In the genome of Telluria mixta, the window ACCGCCTTCCTTCGCCGATCACCGTCGTTGTGAAAGGGCGCGCCAGCCGCGCCGACCATCCCTGACCGAATCCATCGTTGCCGCATTCGTATGCGGCGGCGTGCCCGCGCATACGCGCATTTCGCAACAGGAACACAACGACCATGATCGACTTCGATATCGCGGCACTGCGCCGCATCGGACTCACCAACCCTATCGCCGCACGCCTCGCCTCGCACGACCGCGGCCAGCCCGCACGCGTGGCGAGCGTGCACCGCACCGCGCTCGTCCTGCACGACGGCCAGCGTGAATTCCCTGCCCGGCCGCATCCATCCCTCGACGCGTCGCCCGCCGTCGGCGACTGGGTGCTGTTCGACCTTAACGAGCAAAACGAAGCCTGGGTCCACACGCTCGTCGACCCGCTGAATGAACTGGTCCGGCGCGACGCCCACGGCACGCGCCAGCGGCTCGCGGCCAACGTCGACACGGCCCTGCTCGTGATGGGCCTCGACGGCGATTTCAATCTGCGCCGGCTGGAGCGCTACCTGATGGTGGCCAGGTCCTGCGACGTGGCGCCCGTAATCGTGCTGACGAAGGGCGATCTCGTGCCCGATGCGGACGCGAAAGCGGCGCAAGTAGGCGCGCGCCTGCCGGCCACGGTGCCCGTCGTACGCGTGCATCCGCTGCGGGACAGCGCCGCCGGGGTGCTCGCGCCGTGGACCGGAGAAGGCCAGACGCTCGTCCTGCTCGGCACGTCCGGCGTGGGCAAGTCGACCCTCACGAACACCTTGACCGGCGCGCACCAGGAGACGGGCGGCGTGCGCAAGGGCGACGACCGCGGCCGCCACACGACGACGTCACGCTCGCTGCACCTGTGCGCTGGCGGCGCCTGCGTGATCGATACGCCGGGACTGCGCAGCTGGCAGCCGGACGCGGACGAGGACGACGTCAACGCGGCGTTCGACGACATCGAGACGCTGGCCGCGCACTGCCGCTTCCACGACTGCTCGCACATCGAGGAGCCGGGATGCGCGGTGCGCGGGGCGGTGGATGCGGACCGCCTGCGCAACTACCACAAGCTGTTGCGCGAGGTGCGGCATGCGGCGGCGACGCCGCTGGACCGCATCGCGGAGCGGTCGAGGTGGAAGGTGCTGAACAGGATGGCCAGGGCGCGGGCGCAGGCGAAGCGCTAAAACGTCGTTCCCGCGAAAGCGGGAACCCATGCTGAAGTGCCGAAGTCGACCTGTTTGACAAACGCAGTATCGTCAAGTTACCGAATTCTGTGATTCAGTATGGATCCCCGCCTGCGCGGGGATGACGGGTACCTCAGCGCATCAATCGCAGCCCGTACAGCCCACCCGCCATCGATCCCTCTTTCGCGACGAATTTGACTTCCAGCTTGCCGTTCGCGCCCTGCACCAGCGCGGGCGGCAGCGCGAAGTCGCGCGTATAGAATTCCTGCGCCTCGCCGGCCGGCAATTCCACTTCGGCGATGCGCTGGCCGTCGACGACGATGTCGAATTTGCGGCCGGCGTCCCCGCGCGCGAACGTGAGGCGCAGCGCCTTCGCTTCGCGCTTGGCATCGTTCAACTGGTAGCTGAACCACTTGGTCGCATGGCGCCAGTGGCGGCCGTTGTTCAGGCCCGCGTCCGCGCCCTCGCCCTTGAAGCCGTGGTCCGATTCCGGCTGCTGCTCGCCCGGCGCCACCTGGTCGATGGTCTGCGCGTCCAGCGCGAGGCGCTCCGCTTCCTTCGCCGCGTTCTCTTCCTTCATGCGGGCGAATTCGGCCGGGGTGCTCTGCTGCCAGTAGATCATGTAGCGCGAATCGTGCAGGCGGAAGAACGGGATGAACTCCGTCGACGCCCCCGCCCCGCCCTGCACGACGCCGGGCGCCGTGAACGTGAGCGGCTTGCCTTTTACCGGCTTGAAGCGGCGCGTGAAATCCTTGCTGTCCGAGACGAAGGTCGGTGCGGCCTCCAGCGGGCACACCTGGCCGGACGGGCTGTGGCCCATGCGCGAGTCGTCCGCGAGGAAGTTCAGGTGCTCGGTCGGGAACGGGTTCGTCTTCGCGGCCAGCACGACAGGGCCGTACAGCACCGCGTAGTAATTCGACTTGTCCGGCATCTGCTCGAGGCGCATCGTCATCGGCAGGCTCACGTCGACGCGGTCGCCCTTCTTCCACGCGCGCTCGATGCTGACGTAGCTGCCCGGCTGCGCGTCGACCTTCACGGCCTTGCCGTTCACCTTCACGCCCAGCTTGCCCGGCGCGACCCAGGCCGGATAGCGGATCTTCAGCGCAAACTTGGCATCGCCGTCAACGGTGATGCGCGTGCTGGCCTGGTCGGGGAAGTTGTTTGCCTGCGTGACCTTCACGTTCTTCTCGCGCCAG includes:
- the rsgA gene encoding ribosome small subunit-dependent GTPase A, producing the protein MIDFDIAALRRIGLTNPIAARLASHDRGQPARVASVHRTALVLHDGQREFPARPHPSLDASPAVGDWVLFDLNEQNEAWVHTLVDPLNELVRRDAHGTRQRLAANVDTALLVMGLDGDFNLRRLERYLMVARSCDVAPVIVLTKGDLVPDADAKAAQVGARLPATVPVVRVHPLRDSAAGVLAPWTGEGQTLVLLGTSGVGKSTLTNTLTGAHQETGGVRKGDDRGRHTTTSRSLHLCAGGACVIDTPGLRSWQPDADEDDVNAAFDDIETLAAHCRFHDCSHIEEPGCAVRGAVDADRLRNYHKLLREVRHAAATPLDRIAERSRWKVLNRMARARAQAKR